One stretch of Gambusia affinis linkage group LG05, SWU_Gaff_1.0, whole genome shotgun sequence DNA includes these proteins:
- the tubb5 gene encoding tubulin beta-5 chain — protein sequence MREIVHIQAGQCGNQIGAKFWEVISDEHGIDPTGTYHGDSDLQLDRISVYYNEATGGKYVPRAILVDLEPGTMDSVRSGPFGQIFRPDNFVFGQSGAGNNWAKGHYTEGAELVDSVLDVVRKESESCDCLQGFQLTHSLGGGTGSGMGTLLISKIREEYPDRIMNTFSVVPSPKVSDTVVEPYNATLSVHQLVENTDETYCIDNEALYDICFRTLKLTTPTYGDLNHLVSATMSGVTTCLRFPGQLNADLRKLAVNMVPFPRLHFFMPGFAPLTSRGSQQYRALTVPELTQQVFDAKNMMAACDPRHGRYLTVAAVFRGRMSMKEVDEQMLNVQNKNSSYFVEWIPNNVKTAVCDIPPRGLKMAVTFIGNSTAIQELFKRISEQFTAMFRRKAFLHWYTGEGMDEMEFTEAESNMNDLVSEYQQYQDATAEEEGEFEEEAEEDA from the exons ATGAGGGAAATTGTGCATATCCAGGCCGGCCAGTGCGGTAACCAGATCGGTGCCAAG TTCTGGGAAGTGATCAGCGACGAGCACGGCATTGATCCCACAGGCACTTATCATGGAGACAGTGACCTGCAGCTGGACAGGATCAGCGTCTACTACAATGAGGCCACAG GAGGTAAATATGTACCGAGAGCCATTCTCGTGGATCTGGAGCCTGGAACTATGGACTCTGTGAGGTCTGGGCCCTTTGGACAAATCTTCAGACCTGACAATTTTGTATTTG GCCAAAGCGGTGCTGGAAACAACTGGGCCAAAGGTCACTACACAGAGGGAGCCGAGTTGGTGGACTCTGTTCTGGATGTGGTCCGCAAGGAGTCAGAGAGCTGCGACTGCCTGCAGGGCTTCCAGCTTACCCACTCTCTTGGTGGGGGAACAGGATCTGGAATGGGAACCCTCCTGATCAGCAAGATCCGTGAGGAGTACCCCGATCGGATCATGAACACCTTTAGTGTGGTGCCTTCCCCCAAG gtttcagacaCAGTGGTTGAGCCGTACAATGCTACCCTGTCAGTCCACCAGCTGGTAGAGAACACAGACGAAACTTACTGCATTGACAACGAGGCCCTGTATGACATCTGCTTCCGCACCCTGAAACTGACCACACCCACCTACGGTGACCTTAACCACCTAGTATCCGCCACCATGAGCGGCGTCACCACCTGCCTGCGATTCCCCGGCCAGCTCAATGCTGATCTCCGCAAACTGGCCGTCAACATGGTGCCTTTCCCTCGTCTGCACTTCTTCATGCCTGGTTTTGCTCCCCTCACCAGCAGGGGCAGCCAGCAGTACCGTGCCCTGACGGTTCCAGAGCTCACCCAGCAGGTGTTCGACGCCAAGAACATGATGGCTGCTTGCGACCCACGCCATGGCCGCTACCTGACAGTGGCCGCCGTGTTCCGTGGTCGCATGTCCATGAAGGAAGTGGATGAGCAGAtgctaaatgtgcaaaacaagAACAGCAGCTACTTCGTCGAGTGGATCCCCAACAATGTGAAGACCGCCGTCTGTGATATCCCACCACGTGGTCTTAAGATGGCCGTCACCTTCATTGGCAACAGCACTGCCATCCAGGAGCTATTCAAGCGCATCTCTGAGCAGTTTACAGCCATGTTCCGGCGCAAAGCCTTCCTCCACTGGTACACAGGTGAAGGTATGGATGAGATGGAGTTCACCGAGGCTGAGAGCAACATGAACGACTTGGTGTCAGAGTACCAGCAGTACCAGGATGCCACTGCTGAGGAGGAGGGTGAGTTTGAAGAGGAGGCCGAAGAGGATGCCTGA